In a single window of the Hippocampus zosterae strain Florida chromosome 6, ASM2543408v3, whole genome shotgun sequence genome:
- the disp3 gene encoding protein dispatched homolog 3: protein MDADDEALLFHTTRGVEEEEEQVEVATVGGLRHAVIGGPWRLVAWVYTRPWASGAVLGGFLVLPCALFAFMLLYWPPLDIDLSYGAFEVHSHFSAERFDALAVALKTQLGSWDRRKRDSEGGEAEALGEQPKENPVNNGTLDDAPETAAGHQASARRGRRSTPDYYLQSQALWRIELVFVAQGEGDGNIFTPERLRTIHEVERLLMRHPQFPQFCWKPVEVLKDLPLGPLYCSPPSSLLSYLYPSERGGKIYYDGMGPDLADIQGSLSLAITHPQFYWYVDESLSPDHLSSSLLRSEIHFGAPLPSYYSVQDRADEQRSHFKDFAVQYAEILAKQSTSQVKVLYGGTELFDHEVRHTFRNDMMLAVISGVCISVLVYVLTSFSAFLTFFGLASIGVSCLMALFLYHVAFGVRYLGILNGVAAFVIIGIGVDDVFVFINTFRQAAHLGHPRRRMVYTVKTAGRATFFTSFTTAAAYAANALSEIPAVRDFGLFMALIVSCCWLWVCILMPAALCIWTRSVEPHENDEFRCCKSFGGLSPSHGPLSDDDDDVALLSLETEPDLLEADSDAAVLSLSVEAPLNPAGHRHQGVVSAKLQRALQRFVVRPAVERRKTVLGVFLVLLLVSAGCCCLLRPASRAPLLFRQDTNLQTLLALRSNLSSQGISCPMCSGVFMEKPHSLSRHASSSTFGMSAHEPSNSAAAAASMAPPNAAQQNATSNQTGSLLTVFISKLEARSSDSVYRFSLNASTPSPWTLCSTEREQVSSFQAFNHPWLNYTKRMTVCVSHDYYPYPGWMITSGSCDRRHSWMPEFLFYVAASAQQHSRKLHFAQHKLRPHPTRVCVSPPGCGVSGTPDGPTRGTFYAPLPRDSASAAPEKASKMFGFNPCAGGACGRPAVRPLVDTGAMVFVVFGILGVNRTQRRGNHVIGDIGNVILDPDFDIFQEMGHLCKICKAVSANKQLVKPGGAQCLPSGHKLSSVLPLLHPECHALPEPNLLPGQLSHGAVGTHAGKVRWISMAFESTTYKGKSSFQTYSDFLRWETFIQEQLSALPPSSALRRGFQTCEHWKQIFMEIIGVESALWSLLLSLLICVAAVSVFTAHLFLLLPVLVTILGVICVVGAAMYWLGWELGAVEAISLSILVGSSVDYCLHLVEGYMLAGETTPPAAGLGCEAAARRQRRSVEAVNHVGVAIVSSAVTTVISTLPLFFCVIVPFAKFGQIVAINTAVSILFTLTVTVATLASVAPADFSRTPGGVLKAAAAALALASAGGASWWALGRAGLPATWLADGVHT, encoded by the exons ATGGACGCGGACGACGAGGCGCTGTTGTTTCACACAACCCGGGGagtagaggaggaggaagagcaggTGGAGGTGGCGACGGTTGGAGGTTTGAGGCACGCGGTGATAGGCGGGCCGTGGAGGCTTGTGGCCTGGGTCTACACGCGGCCCTGGGCCAGCGGGGCCGTCCTCGGGGGGTTTCTGGTCCTGCCCTGCGCCTTGTTTGCCTTCATGCTCCTCTACTGGCCGCCTCTGGACATCGACCTCTCCTACGGTGCCTTCGAAGTGCACAGTCACTTCTCTGCCGAGCGTTTCGACGCCCTCGCCGTTGCGTTGAAGACCCAGCTGGGCTCCTGGGACAGACGCAAGAGGGACTCGGAGGGCGGCGAGGCCGAGGCTCTGGGGGAGCAACCGAAGGAGAACCCGGTCAACAACGGGACACTTGACGACGCCCCCGAGACGGCTGCGGGCCATCAAGCGTCAGCCCGCCGCGGACGGCGCTCGACCCCCGACTACTACCTCCAGAGTCAGGCCTTGTGGAGGATCGAGCTGGTGTTCGTGGCTCAGGGCGAGGGCGACGGCAACATCTTCACTCCCGAGCGCCTGCGCACCATCCACGAGGTGGAGCGTCTCCTCATGCGGCACCCGCAATTCCCTCAGTTTTGCTGGAAGCCCGTGGAGGTGCTGAAGGACCTCCCGCTGGGGCCCTTGTACTGCTCCCCGCCCAGCTCGCTCCTGTCATACCTCTACCCCAGCGAGCGAGGTGGGAAGATCTACTACGACGGCATGGGTCCAGATCTGGCCGACATACAAG GTTCGTTGAGTCTGGCCATCACCCACCCTCAGTTCTACTGGTACGTGGATGAGAGTCTCTCCCCCGATCacctctcctcctccctcctgcgAAGCGAAATCCACTTCGGCGCCCCTCTCCCATCCTACTACTCCGTGCAGGACCGAGCCGACGAGCAGAGGAGCCACTTCAAGGACTTTGCGGTGCAGTATGCCGAAATCCTGGCCAAGCAATCCACCAG CCAAGTGAAGGTTCTCTACGGGGGAACGGAGCTGTTTGACCATGAAGTGAGGCACACCTTCAGGAACGATATGATGCTGGCAGTCATCAGCGGGGTCTGCATTAGCGTGCTGGTCTACGTCCTGACCTCTTTCTCTG CCTTTTTGACCTTCTTCGGGTTGGCCAGCATCGGTGTGAGTTGCCTGATGGCTCTTTTCTTGTACCACGTGGCGTTCGGCGTCAGGTACCTCGGGATTCTCAACGGAGTGGCCGCCTTCGTCATTATCGGAATCG GGGTGGATGATGTGTTTGTGTTCATCAACACCTTCAGACAGGCGGCCCATCTCGGCCATCCGCGGCGGCGTATGGTCTACACCGTCAAGACGGCCGGCCGAGCCACTTTCTTCACCTCCTTCACCACGGCGGCCGCCTACGCCGCCAACGCCCTCTCCGAG ATCCCAGCGGTGCGCGACTTTGGCCTGTTCATGGCCCTCATTGTCAGCTGCTGCTGGCTTTGGGTTTGCATCCTGATGCCGGCCGCCTTGTGTATCTGGACGCGGAGCGTGGAGCCGCACGAGAACGACGAGTTCCGCTG CTGCAAATCGTTTGGGGGCTTGTCACCGAGCCACGGCCCTCTgtcggacgacgacgacgacgtggCCCTGCTGTCGCTGGAAACTGAGCCAG ATCTCCTAGAGGCAGACAGCGACGCGGCCGTTCTTTCCCTGTCGGTGGAGGCACCGCTGAACCCCGCAGGGCACCGGCACCAAGGTGTGGTTAGCGCAAAACTCCAGCGGGCCCTCCAGCGTTTCGTGGTCCGGCCAGCTGTGGAAAGGAGGAAAACTGTTCTAG GCGTCTTCCTCGTCCTCTTGCTGGTGTCCGCGGGCTGTTGCTGCCTGCTGAGGCCAGCCTCCCGCGCCCCCTTACTCTTCCGCCAGGACACCAACCTCCAGACTCTTCTGGCTCTCAGGAGCAACCTCAGCAGTCAAGGTATCTCCTGCCCCATGTGCTCAG GGGTGTTCATGGAGAAGCCGCACTCTTTGTCCCGTCACGCGTCCTCGTCAACATTCGGGATGTCCGCGCATGAGCCGTCCAACAGCGCAGCAGCAGCCGCCTCAATGGCGCCTCCAAACGCAGCACAGCAAAATGCGACCAGCAACCAAACAG GCTCCTTACTCACGGTCTTCATATCAAAGTTGGAGGCGAGAAGCTCGGACAGCGTTTACCGCTTCTCCCTTAACGCCAGTACTCCTTCCCCGTGGACACTGTGCAGCACAGAGCGCGAGCAGGTGTCTTCATTTCAG GCCTTCAATCATCCGTGGCTCAACTACACCAAAAGAATGACGGTGTGCGTCTCCCACGACTACTACCCGTATCCTGGCTGGATGATCACGTCTGGATCCTGTGACCGCCGCCACAGCTGGATgcctgaatttttattttatgtggcggCATCGGCGCAGCAGCACAGCAG GAAACTGCATTTTGCCCAGCACAAACTGCGGCCTCATCCGACCCGCGTGTGCGTCAGCCCGCCCGGCTGCGGCGTCAGCGGCACCCCCGACGGACCCACGCGGGGAACCTTTTACGCTCCTCTTCCCAGAG ATTCCGCCTCCGCGGCGCCCGAGAAAGCATCCAAGATGTTTGGCTTCAACCCGTGCGCGGGCGGCGcctgcggccggccggccgtgcGTCCTCTGGTCGACACGGGCGCCATGGTCTTCGTGGTCTTTGGCATCTTGGGAGTTAATCGGACGCAGCGTCGAGGCAATCATGTCATTGGAGACATT GGCAACGTCATATTGGATCCCGACTTTGACATTTTCCAGGAAATGGGACACTTGTGCAAGATTTGCAAAGCCGTGAGTGCAAATAAACAACTCGTGAAGCCCGGAGGAGCGCAGTGCTTGCCTTCAG GTCACAAGTTGTCCTCCGTCCTGCCTCTGCTGCATCCGGAATGTCACGCTCTGCCCGAGCCCAACCTGCTCCCGGGCCAGCTCTCCCACGGGGCGGTGGGAACACACGCCGGGAAGGTCCGATGGATCTCCATGGCCTTTGAGTCG ACCACGTACAAGGGCAAGTCCTCCTTCCAGACCTACTCCGACTTCTTGCGGTGGGAGACCTTCATCCAGGAGCAACTCTCGGCTCTTCCGCCGTCTTCGGCCTTGAGGCGAGGCTTTCAGACCTGTGAGCACTGGAAGCAGATCTTCATGGAGATCATAG GTGTTGAGAGCGCCCTCTGGAGTCTGCTGCTGTCCCTGCTTATCTGCGTGGCCGCCGTCTCGGTTTTTACCGCTCATCTTTTCCTACTGCTTCCAGTCCTCGTCACCATCCTGG GAGTGATCTGCGTGGTGGGCGCGGCCATGTACTGGTTGGGCTGGGAGTTGGGAGCGGTGGAGGCCATTTCTCTGTCCATCCTGGTGGGATCATCCGTGGATTACTGTCTGCACCTGGTGGAAGGGTACATGCTGGCCGGGGAGACGACACCTCCGGCTGCGGGGCTCGGCTGC GAGGCTGCGGCTCGGAGGCAGAGACGCAGCGTGGAGGCAGTCAACCATGTGGGTGTTGCCATAGTGTCCAGCGCTGTTACCACGGTGATCTCCACGCTCCCCCTCTTCTTCTGTGTCATCGTGCCTTTCGCCAAGTTCGGCCAAATCGTGGCCATTAACACCGCCGTCTCCATTTTGTTCACCTTGACCGTGACCGTGGCCACGCTGGCCAGCGTGGCGCCTGCCGACTTCAGCCGGACGCCCGGCGGCGTGCTGAAAGCCGCCGCTGCTGCGCTGGCGTTGGCGAGCGCCGGCGGGGCCTCGTGGTGGGCGTTGGGCCGCGCGGGTTTGCCGGCGACCTGGCTGGCTGACGGTGTGCATACGTGA